The sequence GAAACCTGGGGTAGCAGTCTCTCGCCATTAGACTGAAGATCATCTTCTGTGCAGTATCAAATGAGTTCAGGTTTGGCTCTGAGATTTTGTTTGTTATGTTCGTTCGAGTTCCAGAATCGATGTTGACCTGAAAACAATggaaacacataaaaaataaaaataaaatgagccATCCCTATATATGACAAGCAAAATTGGCACGTATTGCCATTATaagtttattgtattgtattgaaaTTGGACAGCTCTCTAACTATCATTTGAGCATTAAAATAAGTTAAAAGAGTTCTGTAATGTTCATCCAGAATGGTGTAATTCACCTGTCTGGGAGCCTCTGTTTCAACAAACTCAGTGTAGATTTGGTTTGCCATGCTGATCATCTCTGGATCACTCGTGACCTTTTTATATTCCTCACATGCCAGCCAGAACAGaatattttcctcactgtattctGACTTCAAGAACTCCTGGAAAGCTATCTGCCCCGCTGCAGCACAACACCAGTCATTATTAGAGACTTAGAGAAATATTGCTCCAATTTAGATGTTACAACTGAAAtataaagattaaaaagttatccTTCTGAGGTCCAgccatttatttttgtcttccaaAGAGACTTCTTTCTCAAGAAAAACTTCGCTCAcatcgacgttgtgttgaagaagcgacactaggggtctctcgagagcattttgcatctctgatctatgagaaaaggccaatgagaaattggcagacagaatatgcatgtcccgtccctggacatacaggtataaagggagggaaatgcgcaTGTTTCATTCGGAaactttcttcggagccgatcggTTGCGTATGCAGCAAGTCACAATctgtttcctcccatctctgagcgattactgttggatctacggcgcatatcagcggctttctccttctctgcacagtaGTGCagcttgcccctgggtgcttcgacagtgaagttaaaagagtttatttctctaaaagagttattttctctaaaagagcaaaatacacagcggcgttgaacgtccttctcaggacgcatctttataaagatgctttccgcccctgtgtagttcctggatgcggtagagagctctccgctcctgacggtcacaggcgctgcctcgtgtgtctgggcagcaatcacaccgaggcagcatttgtggatggttcgtgttctcactgcgagaatcttaccatggcaacgttgcggtcacagctttccttcctaagaaggaatgccactccagcagccccccgtgttgctccttctacccacgggattgaggacgacccggctggggTATGTCCGgggtcgggacatgcaaattctgtctgacaatttctcattggccttttttctttGTCTCATGATGAAGACGTCACCTTAGTGACTTTTTGCCTGCATCATGAAATCTTCCTTGTCATTCCGTTCTCACTTCAGTTCGGGCGATTCCATCACAGGCTCGGCATTCCTCTTATTGACGCTGAAACGTACAATATGGACGTATTGACAGCATCTACAACGTAAACAGTTTTACGTActtacagctttagaaatgtaaactattTACGAATcctttatataataaatatggtTGTATAGTTATACTATTTTATAGATAATTTAGATCCCATAACATGACCCCTACTCCAATACATAACCACTTTTCATCagtataacataacataacagataaatgtacagtgacaatgatttttgttacaatatacagttttattatatattttaaagcagCGAATCCAACACCCtttaacctaatcctaaccatttCTTAACATATAAAAAACAGACAGAtaaattttatcaaaataatttattcaggaggagaaaggaggaggcgagaaccggcttgacgatataaataatattttaataagaaacttaaacaaaaatacaaacacacaaaggtgccagacagctgtccgtaaatctctctctctcacactgcagcttccagtcggccctctctgaggcttgattagcctgatgcaAGATCAAAAAGTGTAATATGAGtacctaattaattaattaattagtaattaGTGGATGGGGCGGAGTTACAATtgtaaacaattgtaaataatggtgaATACGACAACTAGCGAAAGCATTTCAGACAGTTTGGAGAGGTAAAAGTTGCCAAACATTTTGATGACAGGATTTGTGCCCTGCCTTTAAAAAATAATCAGAGATAATATATGATGACATTGATGATATTCTGAGCGAATGTATGCACGTGGCTTGTTTAGGCAAAGTCACTTGTCTTTTTGATGCtattggtatttttttttaatgcttagaACGCTTTCTCATTCTTGTGAAAATCAGTCTTGTCTTACTACCTTGAAAGACTTAGATGTAAACAacctcataataatttttttttaattgggtgATGACGTCAAACATTGAGAAACAGCCTATATACTTCACTCTGGGAATATACTCGCTAAATGTGTTTCATTGTAGTTTATGCCTATGTCTTAAAATTGTATCCACTTCAAgtgagtttttatgttttttatgcgcattttggagattttatttgcagaacccaaaatttgcataaaaattcAAGGGTGGAAACCAAAGCTAATAtagttttagcacctctagtgtttatttcaccagaagaTTGCTGTGATACGTACAAGAAGCCacgtaaaaattatttagcaaaaatgaagGTATACCTGATTCTATGAGACTGGGttggtattttatttaaataaaatgacttgcGTTAACAAGTAGACCAAGAACAACCCTATGTTGTATTACTGTTGTTGTACTGTCATGACCAAAAGTTTGCAAACACTTCTTTcgtaatctttttttatttagcattttcattATGCCAAGCAACCTATACAATTTGACACCTCATCTGCATAATCCTACACTATtgtcttacatttaaaaaaacaggcaaacattgGTGAACATATATTACACATTATCAAA comes from Xyrauchen texanus isolate HMW12.3.18 chromosome 9, RBS_HiC_50CHRs, whole genome shotgun sequence and encodes:
- the LOC127649449 gene encoding regulator of G-protein signaling 21-like isoform X2, whose product is MQKTLAEMAIKFCCFSQEHVEDVDSWGESIENLLSCKAGQIAFQEFLKSEYSEENILFWLACEEYKKVTSDPEMISMANQIYTEFVETEAPRQVNIDSGTRTNITNKISEPNLNSFDTAQKMIFSLMARDCYPRFLKSDIYQSILQNRGKR
- the LOC127649449 gene encoding regulator of G-protein signaling 21-like isoform X1, with product MVMRNCKHFKFNLNSNLIGIQGFWNQIIYLKSVLQSASPVRDLHVIFKGRFCCFSQEHVEDVDSWGESIENLLSCKAGQIAFQEFLKSEYSEENILFWLACEEYKKVTSDPEMISMANQIYTEFVETEAPRQVNIDSGTRTNITNKISEPNLNSFDTAQKMIFSLMARDCYPRFLKSDIYQSILQNRGKR